One genomic window of Pelmatolapia mariae isolate MD_Pm_ZW linkage group LG5, Pm_UMD_F_2, whole genome shotgun sequence includes the following:
- the LOC134627421 gene encoding uncharacterized protein LOC134627421: MGMRSPPEVCCQDRGGCSAKTKFGLPDAADLDIFDETDTAVEEDIFLELLEAQPDLCLTIREKISDEAHSTPSSSDTLSSLTDTISLSSSDSDLREKGIPAGRSRSSKDSSAPNVSVSEAAKEMVKNALTRKPGGEEILEEYNAENSLSHRTRRQLVNILASDMTERHGRIPSRKQKEKYALGIITLFPSLKDPFSPNGYVNQDFLLLFGAETATKLLEKWDMSFKPKVIKEAKQLTQSTDLCRLIKAAEKPTETGRKRRTKISPTDAAHKMVHFHKSCCSIDEHLQARDGKQPYILAVGRTQNSIDTFYIAVDKQLIPCQATSSLSAFDELFKSHYVFNLSYDESLVHLYSFVQTTIFNIDATSTDESPRVRELRAKMLNENHV; the protein is encoded by the exons CCAAAACCAAGTTTGGACTTCCGGATGCTGCTGACCTTGATATTTTCGATGAAACTGACACAGCTGTCGAAGAAGACATTTTTCTGGAGTTACTGGAGGCCCAACCAGACCTATGCCTGACAATACGTGAAAAGATTTCAGATGAAG CTCATTCCACACCATCCTCCTCGGATACATTATCTTCCCTCACGGACACTATATCACTTTCATCAAGTGACAGTGACCTCAGGGAAAAGGGCATTCCTGCAGGCCGCAGTAGATCCAGCAAAGACAGTTCTGCACCAAATGTTTCTGTGTCAGAGGCTGCAAAAGAG ATGGTTAAAAATGCCTTGACTAGGAAACCTGGTGGAGAGGAAATTCTTGAAGAATACAATGCCGAAAATTCACTGAGCCACCGCACCCGGCGGCAGCTTGTTAACATATTGGCAAGTGATATGACTGAGAGACATGG CAGAATTCCCTCCCGTAAGCAAAAGGAGAAATATGCCCTTGGAATAATTACACTCTTTCCCTCATTGAAGGATCCATTTTCTCCAAACGGCTAT GTCAATCAAGACTTCCTGCTGCTGTTTGGTGCTGAAACAGCCACCAAGTTGCTTGAGAAGTGGGACATGTCATTCAAGCCAAAGGTTATTAAAGAAGCCAAACAGCTGACTCAGTCAACTGACCTGTGTCGTTTGATAAAAGCTGCTGAGAAACCAACAGAGA CTGGACGAAAGAGGAGAACCAAAATAAGTCCAACTGATGCAGCACACAAAATGGTGCACTTTCACAAG TCATGCTGCAGCATTGATGAACACTTGCAAGCAAGAGATGGTAAACAACCATACATCCTCGCTGTTGGTCGAACCCAGAACAGCATTGACACCTTCTACATCGCAGTGGACAAACAGCTCATCCCCTGCCAAGCCACCAGCTCACTCAGTGCTTTTGATGAACTTTTCAAATCCCACTACGTGTTCAACTTATCTTACGACGAGTCACTGGTTCATCTCTACAGTTTTGTGCAGACCACCATATTCAACATTGATGCCACCTCAACAGATGAGTCACCACGTGTTCGTGAGTTGCGTGccaaaatgttgaatgagaaccatgtttaa